Proteins from one Anopheles nili chromosome 2, idAnoNiliSN_F5_01, whole genome shotgun sequence genomic window:
- the LOC128722209 gene encoding phosphatidylinositol transfer protein alpha isoform, which yields MLIKEFRVTLPLTVEEYQVAQLYCVAEVSKNETGGGEGIEVLKNEPFDNYPLLGGKYNSGQYTYKIYHLASKVPAFIRLLAPKGSLEVHEEAWNAYPYCRTVITNPGYMKDNFIICIESLHVGDAGDQPNAHELTPEKLKQRDVVHIDIANDPVTQTDYKETEDPTKFKSKKTGRGPLVGPDWKKKVSPVMTCYKLVTCEFKWFGLQSRIENFIQKSERRLFTIFHRQVFCWMDSWHGLTMQDIRELEDKTKEELDKQRHVGEVRGMRAESD from the exons TACCAAGTAGCACAGCTATACTGCGTGGCGGAGGTATCCAAAAACGAAACCGGTGGCGGCGAAGGTATCGAGGTGCTGAAAAATGAACCATTCGACAATTACCCACTGCTCG GTGGAAAGTACAACTCCGGTCAGTACACGTACAAAATCTATCATCTGGCCTCGAAGGTTCCGGCTTTCATCCGGCTGCTGGCACCGAAGGGATCACTTGAGGTTCATGAGGAAGCCTGGAACGCATATCCTTACTGCCGGACAGTCATCACT AATCCTGGCTACATGAAGGATAATTTCATCATCTGTATCGAATCATTACACGTCGGCGACGCCGGCGATCAGCCTAAT GCCCATGAGCTGACCCCGGAGAAGCTAAAGCAACGCGACGTAGTCCATATTGACATCGCGAATGATCCCGTCACACAGACGGATTACAAAGAGACAGAGGATCCCACGAA GTTCAAGTCGAAGAAGACTGGTCGAGGTCCGCTGGTTGGCCCTGACTGGAAGAAGAAGGTATCACCGGTCATGACCTGCTACAAGCTGGTGACGTGCGAGTTCAAGTGGTTTGGGCTACAGTCCAGAATAGAGAACTTCATCCAGAAGTCAGAACGGAGGCTGTTCACCATATTCCACCG ACAAGTGTTCTGCTGGATGGACAGCTGGCACGGGTTGACCATGCAGGACATCCGTGAGTTGGAGGACAAAACCAAAGAAGAGCTGGACAAACAGCGTCATGTCGGCGAGGTGCGTGGAATGCG